One Sanguibacter keddieii DSM 10542 genomic window carries:
- a CDS encoding hydroxyacid dehydrogenase encodes MTTPRHTQPPRRPRTMALMAPDVFEQQLDAVRLDRLAGLATLTDLVWTDTVDTPDVRERARDVEVLLTSWGAPRLTAERLDHLPALRAVVHCAGSVRGLVSDALWDRGIQVTTAADANAIPVAEFTVAAVVLASKKAPVLSALAREHREDWSYRGTVGPTSTFGLTVGVVGFSRVGRRVVEGLRALEECTVLVVDPYADPAEVAAVGGRLVSLAQMLPQVDVLSLHAPSVPATDRMIGAAELAALPDHATLVNTARGSLVDHDALARECRTGRLHAILDVTDPEPLPAGSALYGLPNVMLTPHVAGSLGTETLRMTASALDQLELYASGRPLTAAMTRERLEVSA; translated from the coding sequence ATGACCACGCCCCGGCACACCCAGCCCCCGCGACGCCCCCGCACCATGGCCCTCATGGCGCCCGACGTCTTCGAGCAGCAGCTCGACGCCGTGCGCCTCGACCGCCTCGCCGGGCTCGCGACCCTCACCGACCTCGTGTGGACCGACACCGTCGACACCCCCGACGTCCGCGAGCGCGCCCGCGACGTCGAGGTGCTCCTCACCTCCTGGGGCGCACCCCGCCTCACCGCGGAGCGTCTCGACCACCTGCCCGCGCTGCGGGCGGTGGTGCACTGCGCGGGCAGCGTCCGCGGTCTCGTGAGCGACGCGCTCTGGGACCGCGGCATCCAGGTGACGACGGCCGCCGACGCCAACGCCATCCCGGTCGCGGAGTTCACGGTCGCCGCGGTGGTCCTGGCGAGCAAGAAGGCCCCTGTGCTGAGCGCCCTGGCACGTGAGCACCGCGAGGACTGGTCGTACCGCGGCACGGTCGGGCCCACGAGCACCTTCGGCCTGACGGTCGGGGTCGTCGGGTTCTCCCGGGTCGGGCGTCGCGTCGTCGAGGGGCTGCGGGCGCTCGAGGAGTGCACCGTCCTCGTGGTCGACCCCTACGCCGACCCCGCCGAGGTGGCCGCGGTCGGCGGGCGGCTCGTGAGCCTCGCGCAGATGCTCCCGCAGGTCGACGTGCTCTCGCTCCACGCGCCGTCGGTCCCCGCGACGGACCGGATGATCGGTGCGGCCGAGCTCGCGGCCCTCCCGGACCACGCGACCCTGGTCAACACGGCCCGCGGCAGCCTCGTCGACCATGACGCCCTCGCCCGCGAGTGCCGCACGGGGCGCCTGCACGCGATCCTTGACGTCACCGACCCGGAGCCGCTGCCCGCGGGCTCGGCCCTCTACGGGCTGCCCAACGTCATGCTCACCCCGCACGTCGCCGGGTCGCTGGGCACGGAGACCCTCCGGATGACCGCGAGCGCCCTCGACCAGCTCGAGCTCTACGCGTCCGGTCGCCCGCTCACCGCGGCCATGACGCGCGAGCGTCTGGAGGTCAGCGCGTGA